Proteins encoded within one genomic window of Saccharomyces paradoxus chromosome V, complete sequence:
- the GTA1 gene encoding Gta1p (Predicted cytoskeleton protein involved in intracellular signaling~similar to YEL043W) gives MTASVITTVLACLWLSYRLYKFLTIPVSNIVSTLKIKTPPATKVSIDKIATDSVTIHWENEPVKVGKDVDVDRNFISHYLLYLNNTQLAIFPNNPNSLYTCCSITGLEAETQYQLDFITINNKGFINKLPSIYCMTKAREANEALKTRKWRRNTITSSTAMQPSNSKSELAPLTSHFSSVSLSTFASNITNSTTSNNGSNLPAYTSLTTLKDLDSFSIDDLKKILICAQEDLHDVLSQQTLLLQDFQESRLELELELDNLKTHWSHEIDLRKSLKSNIKSLENSKLLTDLKIEKLNKKIDKSKEKISKMRKDMQNWSREDTELLSKETIKEKYFKLLSESNASVANVNKDIESLQNEISKVEESNKRLNATRKSLITSIVVNANVENDKPIANGELSAVLKKLNDFTLEKNGFLSNAGEEFLSRLNADSSLIKMIKQELSIDQELETNWKLQRSKMLKKISTLENQFNEMSLNNRTLKTKLMVQPYKNNGDPLAATNSNNSTEKNRSSGSIQLPLSSNMSRTGSMDLISNNNKSINNNNGDSAPPLRLHNPVSYSPTNESIQPSSSLLSQLTQDTDNRSMLSNHISSNNENKQQPSSYSHALPTTAIANATATATNGHSKSNFWNTTQFAQPSRQQVSTELDQAFEYDNANHLISGLQNMIYDETDYPDNISNYSKGFTTDELDNYWTKQQPQVRSTNESLFSTTGTPMSSYKANPVLSPYSSSHLRQNSNAANANSMHPQSLLAATLNDPSLQSFVRSGSFYSGPPPANTLQNNIKNSNETENISPRISSDFNLLVPNLSPRLSNDVPIVPGNNTTLTPSHSNILTINHQPTTDNNTRRSFHASSPPFNSIWNSTTSQLPPPLEEQYHLDVPVTPKAAAKESNPKPSHKRNQSNSSISSAWSKFKHKSASSSANADTNIQDSSTPSTSPSGRRMSKLLSKSGMNNLFNPHSHDS, from the coding sequence ATGACAGCCTCTGTAATAACCACGGTTTTAGCATGTCTGTGGCTTTCTTATAGACTTTATAAGTTTCTCACTATTCCTGTGTCCAACATCGTCTCCACTTTGAAGATCAAAACTCCTCCGGCAACAAAAGTGTCTATCGACAAGATCGCCACGGATTCAGTGACCATTCATTGGGAGAACGAGCCAGTAAAAGTAGGGAAAGACGTGGATGTAGACAGAAACTTCATCTCCCACTATTTATTGTATTTGAACAACACACAATTGGCCATCTTTCCGAACAACCCAAACTCTCTTTACACATGCTGCTCCATCACTGGTCTCGAGGCGGAGACACAATACCAGCTGGATTTCATAACGATCAATAACAAGGGCTTCATCAATAAGCTACCCTCCATCTATTGTATGACAAAGGCGAGGGAAGCTAATGAAGCACTGAAGACTAGAAAGTGGAGAAGGAACACGATCACATCGTCCACGGCTATGCAGCCCAGCAATTCCAAGTCTGAACTCGCCCCGTTGACTTCGCACTTCTCCTCTGTCTCCCTGTCTACTTTTGCATCCAATATCACTAATAGCACCACCAGTAATAATGGTTCGAACCTCCCCGCTTACACCTCTCTGACTACGTTAAAGGACTTGGATTCGTTTTCCATcgatgatttgaaaaaaatactgaTTTGTGCCCAGGAGGACCTACACGATGTTTTGTCTCAACAAACTTTGCTTTTGCAAGATTTTCAGGAATCGAGGTTGGAGTTAGAGCTAGAACTGGATAATTTGAAAACGCATTGGTCGCACGAGATCGATTTGCGGAAATCCTTGAAATCCAATATCAAGTCATTGGAGAATTCTAAGCTATTGActgatttgaaaattgaaaaattgaacaagaaaatcGACAAAtccaaggaaaaaatatcaaaaatgcGCAAGGACATGCAGAACTGGTCTCGGGAAGATACCGAACTCTTGTCCAAGGAAACCATAAAGgagaaatatttcaaattgcTAAGCGAATCCAATGCCTCTGTGGCCAATGTCAACAAAGATATTGAatctttacaaaatgaaatttccaAGGTGGAAGAATCTAACAAGAGATTGAACGCCACTAGAAAATCACTGATTACATCCATAGTGGTGAACGCTAATGTAGAAAACGACAAACCCATTGCTAATGGAGAACTGTCGGCTGTCTTGAAAAAACTTAATGATTTCACcctagaaaaaaatgggttcTTAAGTAATGCTGGTGAAGAGTTCTTATCCAGATTGAATGCAGACTCGTCATTGATTAAAATGATCAAGCAAGAGCTAAGCATCGATCAAGAGTTGGAGACCAACTGGAAATTGCAGAGATCAaagatgttgaaaaaaattagtaCTTTAGAAAACCAATTTAATGAAATGAGCCTCAACAATCGGACgttgaaaacaaaattaaTGGTTCAACCATATAAGAACAACGGTGATCCGCTTGCCGCTACCAATTCAAATAATTCCACggaaaaaaacagaagTTCTGGATCGATTCAATTACCATTATCCAGCAACATGTCAAGAACAGGGTCCATGGATTTAATATCgaataataacaaaagtattaacaacaacaatggaGATTCTGCTCCTCCATTGAGGCTACACAATCCGGTGTCGTATTCACCTACAAACGAATCTATACAGCCTTCAAGCAGTCTATTGAGTCAATTGACGCAGGACACTGATAACCGATCAATGCTTTCCAATCACATCTCGTCTAATAACGAAAACAAGCAACAGCCTTCTTCATATTCACATGCTTTACCTACAACTGCTATTGCTAatgcaacagcaacagcaaccaATGGTCACTCAAagtcaaatttttggaatacTACACAATTTGCTCAACCCTCGCGTCAACAAGTGTCCACAGAATTAGATCAAGCTTTCGAGTACGATAATGCAAACCATTTAATCAGCGGTCTGCAAAATATGATCTACGACGAAACAGACTATCCTGATAATATAAGCAACTATTCCAAGGGGTTCACTACGGATGAACTAGACAATTACTGGACTAAGCAACAACCGCAAGTGCGCAGCACGAACGAGAGCCTCTTTTCCACAACCGGAACGCCCATGTCATCATATAAGGCCAATCCTGTATTATCGCCCTATTCTAGTTCTCATTTGAGACAAAACTCCAACGCTGCCAATGCGAATTCGATGCATCCCCAGAGCCTACTGGCCGCTACGTTGAATGATCCTTCATTGCAAAGTTTTGTACGTAGCGGCTCTTTCTACAGTGGTCCTCCACCGGCAAACACTTTGCAGAACAATATTAAAAATAGCAATGAAACTGAGAACATTAGTCCAAGGATATCAAGTGACTTCAATTTGTTGGTGCCGAACTTGAGTCCACGACTCTCAAACGATGTACCCATCGTCCCAGGAAATAACACCACTCTGACGCCTTCTCATTCGAACATATTAACAATAAACCATCAACCAACAACGGATAACAATACGAGAAGGTCGTTCCATGCTTCTTCACCACCTTTCAATTCCATATGGAATTCAACCACCAGCCAACTTCCTCCCCCATTAGAGGAGCAATATCACCTTGATGTGCCTGTGACTCCAAAGGCTGCTGCTAAAGAATCAAATCCTAAGCCTTCGCACAAGAGAAACCAGAGTAACAGCAGTATCTCTTCTGCGTGGTCCAAGTTTAAGCACAAGTCTGCATCATCTTCTGCTAATGCTGACACGAATATTCAAGACTCATCAACTCCATCAACTAGTCCAAGTGGTAGAAGAATGTCAAAGCTGTTATCCAAGAGCGGTATGAATAACCTGTTCAATCCACACAGCCATGACTCATGA